From Xylanibacter oryzae DSM 17970, a single genomic window includes:
- a CDS encoding RNA polymerase sigma factor: MNISQQVFDDFKENNLDSLYREAWPSLMSYAARILGKKYAMMTEDCVQESILTVYHSLPTLVSPSQLKAFLFTCLHNKCVSVLRKGNTQNKYLNQLETIEPEVSTAIIEQETIDMLLNAINELPDKYRQIFELNFQQGLKNAEAAAMLDISIDNFNKRKSKMISLLRNRFGGDEFMQILISVLFSIDVFI; encoded by the coding sequence ATGAATATTAGCCAACAGGTATTCGATGATTTTAAGGAAAATAATCTAGACAGTCTTTATCGCGAAGCGTGGCCTTCGCTCATGTCTTATGCAGCCAGAATACTTGGCAAAAAATATGCCATGATGACTGAGGACTGTGTTCAGGAATCTATACTTACGGTATATCATTCCTTACCTACTCTTGTCTCACCGTCTCAACTGAAAGCTTTTCTTTTCACTTGTCTTCATAACAAATGTGTTTCTGTATTACGAAAAGGTAATACTCAGAATAAATATCTTAATCAGTTAGAAACAATAGAACCTGAGGTCTCAACAGCGATCATTGAGCAGGAAACAATTGATATGTTACTTAATGCTATTAACGAATTGCCGGATAAATACAGGCAGATCTTTGAACTGAATTTTCAACAGGGTCTAAAGAATGCTGAGGCAGCTGCAATGCTTGATATATCAATAGACAATTTCAACAAGAGGAAATCTAAAATGATATCTCTACTGCGCAACAGATTTGGGGGCGATGAATTCATGCAAATTCTTATTTCTGTGCTTTTCAGTATAGATGTTTTTATCTAA
- a CDS encoding prolyl oligopeptidase family serine peptidase yields MKKTILLFLLTVVSLSSSAYDFLRPVKGQIPGGYNFWVYTPQDYFYSLEKTPVVIFLHGASLCGHDLNRVRRYGPLDAIVRGRDIEAITIVPQNPGGAWSPKKVMQVLDWVKSNYQCDSTRVYVLGMSLGGFGTMDVCGTYPDRIAAGIAMCGGTSLKDVSGLGELPFWIIHGTADRAVPIRQSKVVVEKLQESHNDSRLRYEWLEGGNHGTPARIFYLKKTYEWLFSHSLVDKDRPVNKDINIGMSDIQRAYGDIHSGTDDPEIIDGPSITTGHEY; encoded by the coding sequence ATGAAAAAAACAATATTACTATTTCTGCTGACTGTTGTTTCGCTCAGTTCTTCAGCATACGATTTTCTTCGACCTGTTAAAGGACAGATACCCGGAGGATATAATTTCTGGGTATATACGCCACAAGATTATTTTTATTCACTCGAAAAAACTCCGGTAGTAATATTTCTGCATGGTGCCAGCCTTTGCGGACATGATCTTAATAGAGTGCGCCGCTATGGTCCGCTTGATGCAATCGTGAGAGGGCGGGATATAGAAGCTATAACCATCGTTCCTCAAAACCCCGGTGGGGCATGGAGTCCTAAAAAAGTAATGCAGGTTTTAGATTGGGTAAAGTCTAATTATCAGTGTGATAGCACTCGCGTATATGTGTTGGGTATGAGTCTTGGCGGCTTTGGCACAATGGATGTTTGTGGCACTTATCCTGACAGGATAGCGGCCGGTATTGCCATGTGTGGTGGTACATCTCTAAAAGATGTAAGTGGATTGGGTGAGTTACCCTTTTGGATAATTCATGGTACAGCCGATAGGGCAGTCCCTATCAGACAGTCTAAAGTCGTAGTAGAGAAGTTGCAAGAGTCTCATAATGACAGTCGTCTGCGTTATGAGTGGTTAGAAGGCGGCAATCACGGTACACCGGCCCGTATCTTCTATCTCAAAAAGACTTACGAATGGTTGTTCTCGCATAGTTTGGTGGATAAAGACCGCCCCGTCAATAAAGATATCAACATTGGGATGTCTGATATTCAGAGGGCTTATGGTGATATACATTCGGGTACTGATGATCCTGAAATAATAGATGGCCCGAGTATAACGACCGGACATGAATACTAA
- a CDS encoding RagB/SusD family nutrient uptake outer membrane protein gives MKNKIFIISLVAASLISSISCTELDDKSYNSIIADGFQPTSSDIGSLLSSAYVPWRKTFLLWNGVARAEMLSADEDVIPARPNGWVDGGVYKRMHQHKWTSEDDIPLESWVRTYDGINSCNRVLYQIESGQIQLGDKQTSVVSELKVLRASYYYLLDDLFGNVPIITKFDVPAGFLPEQSSRKEVYEFIIKEITDNIPNLSEEVNTEYYGRFNKWAAYTLLAKMYLNAQVFSDGNYTEWQKCIDACDKVIGCGKYTLETKQRNVFVTDNENSKEIIFALPFDATYVTDWNAFDFHMYTLQPANQKTYNFQSTPWGGVCTIPQYISSFDKDDERLANCFIKGQQYDTSGNPLNCTMGDMAGKPLNYVNEVPSIDASQETSGYRWGKFEYAKGITNRLSNDFPILRYADVLLMKAEALLRLGKSDEAADLVTQVRQRDFTDHPEKAVVTGDQLNGPCVYDYGRRDTEKTTHDNTQIKYGRMLDELGWEFTQEGRRRQDMVRFDAFTTLSWFSHDASDKTKNLYPIPNKQILANGNLKQNPGY, from the coding sequence ATGAAAAATAAAATATTTATAATCAGCCTTGTGGCTGCTTCATTGATCAGTTCTATATCATGTACAGAACTTGATGATAAAAGTTATAATAGTATAATTGCTGATGGCTTTCAGCCTACCAGCTCAGATATAGGTTCTTTATTGTCATCAGCATATGTTCCATGGCGAAAGACATTCCTTCTTTGGAATGGAGTGGCAAGAGCTGAGATGTTATCAGCCGACGAAGATGTCATACCTGCAAGACCTAACGGTTGGGTAGATGGTGGCGTATACAAACGTATGCATCAGCATAAATGGACTAGTGAAGATGATATTCCTCTTGAGTCGTGGGTACGAACATACGATGGTATAAATTCATGCAACAGGGTTTTATATCAGATAGAGTCGGGGCAGATTCAACTGGGCGACAAGCAGACCTCTGTAGTCTCTGAATTGAAAGTGTTAAGAGCATCTTATTATTATCTCTTAGACGACTTGTTTGGCAATGTTCCTATAATAACAAAATTTGATGTACCCGCAGGATTCTTGCCAGAGCAGAGTTCACGTAAAGAAGTTTACGAGTTTATTATAAAGGAGATAACAGATAACATACCAAATCTTAGTGAAGAAGTGAACACTGAGTATTATGGCAGATTCAACAAATGGGCTGCGTATACACTTCTTGCAAAGATGTATCTTAATGCTCAGGTATTTTCGGATGGTAATTATACAGAATGGCAGAAGTGTATTGATGCATGCGACAAGGTAATAGGTTGTGGCAAATATACGCTCGAAACAAAGCAAAGGAATGTATTTGTAACTGACAATGAAAATTCAAAGGAGATAATATTTGCACTTCCTTTTGATGCTACATATGTAACAGACTGGAATGCATTTGATTTCCATATGTACACTCTGCAACCGGCCAATCAGAAGACGTATAATTTTCAGTCCACACCATGGGGCGGCGTATGTACAATTCCTCAGTATATCAGCAGCTTTGACAAAGATGATGAGCGTCTTGCCAACTGTTTCATAAAAGGGCAGCAATACGATACTTCAGGTAATCCTTTGAATTGTACAATGGGAGATATGGCAGGTAAGCCTCTTAATTATGTTAATGAAGTGCCCAGTATTGATGCATCACAGGAGACAAGTGGCTATCGTTGGGGAAAGTTCGAATATGCTAAAGGTATAACAAACCGTCTTAGCAATGATTTCCCTATATTGAGATATGCTGATGTCTTGTTGATGAAAGCTGAGGCATTGCTGAGATTAGGAAAGTCGGACGAAGCAGCTGATTTAGTAACACAAGTAAGACAAAGAGACTTTACCGATCATCCCGAAAAAGCTGTTGTGACAGGCGATCAACTTAATGGTCCATGTGTATATGATTATGGTCGTAGAGATACTGAAAAGACCACACATGATAACACTCAGATAAAGTATGGCCGTATGTTAGACGAACTTGGATGGGAGTTTACACAAGAAGGTAGAAGAAGACAGGATATGGTCAGATTTGATGCATTTACTACGCTTTCATGGTTCTCTCATGATGCTAGTGATAAGACAAAAAATCTTTATCCTATTCCTAACAAACAGATATTAGCAAATGGTAACTTGAAGCAGAATCCAGGTTATTAG
- a CDS encoding TonB-dependent receptor, with amino-acid sequence MKKHFRIKQFIIVMFLFLFCCVGVQAQQQRVSLNLKNVSLKKVFSEIEKRTDYRFSYRNAVVDNQKNVTINKTNSSVSDILEEVLQGHNLEYSVISPKSIVISDKQHKRIANGAVRKVTGTVKDDKGEPIIGASIIIKNTSKGSISDMDGNFSLEVPDNATIVCSYLGYTTKEISVNNRYNFNIVMTESNKILNEVVVVGYGTLRKGDVTSSVGSVKSDAFIKGSVNDAGQLIQGKIAGLAVTNSSGDPTSQTTISLRGNTTILGATTSPLVLVDGVPGDLNTVAPEDIESVDVLKDGSAAAIYGSRGTNGVIMITTKKASGDNINQIEYSGYVSTSTITKKLDMCTAADYRQQIADGLRDASWDKGSDTDWLDQITRTPFSHVHNLSYKGGNRTTNYIFNLNYRSLEGIFKRSNKNEFQGRAEVNHSMLDNKLKFNFTLIGNQTNYISTSDGGSFNTYCYRQALIHNPTEAVTNPDGSWNENTGIFEYDNPVSRIYESDGRQDITQTRFNASVTYNPIPDFTFKALFSYDKIHQYGGYYETKKHISNLRDGKNGYASVGANTNLTKLMELTAQYRKTIGDHTISALVGYSYQATDYSNQYEQNYDFPTDLYSYNNIGAGNALKEGLATMYSYRLETNLIGFFGRLNYNYKNRYLLMASLRHEAASQLAGTKQPWGNFPSISLGWRITEESFMKEQKIFNDIKLRAGYGVTGSQPNESFLGKSMLGYGDYYLYDGKWVKALQPTQNANPELKWEEKHEWDIGVDFSMLDFRINGSIDWYNRQIKGLLYDYTVPSPPNLYTTTRANVGTMSNTGLEVMLNVIPIKNNNMQWSSTVTFSTNKNKLKSLSNDLYKASTDYFLTGWIQEPVKTESHIVKVGEPIGEIFGFKVVDVDEKGKWIYEDKDGNHVGYDKFTHSFEDKKVLGNGLPKWYLGFSNSLTYKNWDFAVSMRGAFKFQIINCARMFYENRSRQDWNRLKSAYDKVFGKAVLSPSCSEEFNSYYVENGDYWKIDNITLGYKFGNICKYIKSLRIYGSVNNALTITGYKGVDPEVSTSGLNPGYDNRDQYPHIRSFTVGANIVF; translated from the coding sequence ATGAAAAAGCATTTTAGAATTAAACAATTCATTATTGTAATGTTTCTGTTCTTATTCTGCTGTGTTGGAGTGCAAGCTCAACAGCAGAGGGTCAGTCTCAATCTGAAAAATGTTTCGCTTAAAAAAGTCTTTAGCGAAATAGAAAAGCGTACAGATTATCGTTTTTCTTACAGAAATGCTGTTGTTGATAATCAGAAAAATGTTACCATCAACAAGACCAATTCTTCCGTTTCTGACATCCTGGAGGAAGTATTACAGGGGCATAATCTGGAGTATTCTGTCATTTCTCCTAAGTCGATTGTAATATCAGACAAACAGCACAAAAGAATTGCCAATGGGGCAGTTCGTAAGGTTACCGGTACTGTGAAAGACGACAAAGGTGAACCTATAATAGGAGCAAGTATAATAATTAAGAATACAAGTAAAGGTTCTATCTCGGATATGGATGGAAATTTCTCTCTTGAGGTTCCTGACAATGCAACTATTGTATGCTCATATTTGGGATATACGACAAAAGAAATTTCTGTCAATAACCGTTACAATTTTAATATTGTAATGACCGAAAGTAATAAGATCCTTAATGAAGTTGTCGTCGTAGGATATGGTACTCTTCGCAAGGGCGATGTTACAAGTTCTGTAGGTAGTGTTAAAAGTGATGCCTTTATCAAAGGTTCTGTCAACGATGCAGGCCAACTTATTCAAGGAAAAATTGCCGGTCTGGCAGTAACAAATTCGAGTGGCGATCCAACATCACAGACCACTATATCATTGCGTGGTAATACGACAATCCTAGGAGCAACCACATCTCCTTTGGTATTAGTAGATGGAGTGCCGGGCGACCTTAACACAGTAGCTCCTGAAGATATTGAGAGTGTAGATGTATTGAAAGATGGTTCTGCAGCCGCTATTTATGGCTCTCGTGGAACAAATGGAGTAATCATGATTACCACCAAGAAAGCTTCAGGAGATAATATAAACCAGATTGAATATAGCGGTTATGTAAGTACATCAACTATAACTAAAAAACTTGATATGTGTACGGCTGCCGACTATCGCCAACAGATAGCAGACGGATTGCGTGATGCCTCTTGGGATAAGGGTTCTGATACAGATTGGCTTGATCAAATAACTCGTACGCCATTCAGTCATGTTCATAACTTATCTTATAAGGGTGGAAACAGAACTACTAATTATATATTCAATCTCAATTACCGTAGCCTTGAAGGAATTTTCAAACGCTCTAACAAGAATGAATTCCAGGGCCGTGCAGAAGTTAATCATAGTATGCTGGACAATAAACTTAAATTTAATTTTACCCTTATTGGTAATCAGACAAACTATATCTCTACATCAGATGGAGGCAGCTTCAATACATATTGCTATCGGCAGGCTCTGATACATAACCCTACAGAGGCAGTTACCAATCCTGATGGCAGTTGGAATGAAAATACCGGTATATTCGAATACGACAATCCTGTATCTCGTATATATGAAAGTGATGGACGTCAGGATATTACGCAGACCAGATTTAATGCTAGTGTAACTTACAATCCAATTCCTGATTTTACTTTCAAGGCTCTGTTCTCTTATGACAAGATACATCAGTATGGTGGATATTATGAGACAAAGAAACATATATCGAATCTTAGAGATGGAAAGAATGGATATGCATCAGTTGGTGCAAATACAAATCTTACAAAACTGATGGAGCTAACGGCCCAATATCGTAAGACTATCGGCGATCATACTATATCAGCATTGGTTGGATATAGTTATCAGGCTACAGACTACAGCAATCAGTATGAACAGAATTATGATTTCCCTACCGACTTATATAGTTATAATAATATAGGTGCCGGCAACGCTCTCAAAGAAGGTCTGGCAACTATGTACAGTTACCGGCTGGAAACTAATCTGATTGGCTTCTTCGGTCGCCTTAACTACAATTATAAAAACCGTTATCTACTAATGGCAAGCCTCCGTCATGAGGCAGCAAGTCAGTTGGCCGGCACAAAGCAACCATGGGGTAATTTCCCTTCTATATCTCTGGGATGGCGTATTACGGAAGAGTCTTTTATGAAAGAGCAGAAAATATTCAACGACATAAAGTTGCGTGCAGGTTATGGAGTTACCGGTTCACAGCCTAACGAATCTTTCTTAGGCAAGTCAATGCTTGGATATGGTGATTATTATCTTTATGATGGTAAATGGGTAAAAGCTTTACAACCTACACAGAATGCCAATCCTGAACTGAAATGGGAAGAGAAACATGAGTGGGATATAGGTGTGGATTTCAGTATGCTCGATTTCCGTATTAATGGTTCGATTGACTGGTACAACCGTCAGATTAAAGGTCTTCTGTATGATTATACAGTACCTTCACCACCTAATCTTTATACTACTACGCGTGCAAATGTAGGCACAATGAGCAATACAGGTCTTGAAGTTATGCTTAATGTTATTCCAATCAAAAATAACAATATGCAGTGGAGTAGTACTGTTACATTCTCAACCAATAAGAATAAGTTGAAGAGTCTTTCAAATGATTTATATAAGGCTTCTACAGATTATTTCTTGACAGGATGGATTCAGGAACCTGTAAAGACAGAATCCCATATAGTGAAAGTAGGCGAGCCTATTGGCGAGATCTTTGGATTCAAAGTCGTCGATGTAGATGAAAAAGGAAAATGGATTTATGAAGATAAAGATGGAAATCATGTAGGTTATGATAAATTTACCCATTCTTTTGAAGATAAGAAAGTCCTAGGAAATGGACTTCCTAAGTGGTATCTTGGATTCAGCAACAGTTTGACGTATAAAAATTGGGATTTTGCTGTAAGTATGCGTGGAGCTTTCAAATTCCAGATAATCAACTGTGCACGAATGTTCTACGAAAATCGTAGTCGTCAGGACTGGAACAGATTGAAATCAGCTTACGACAAAGTATTCGGCAAAGCCGTATTAAGCCCATCTTGTTCAGAAGAGTTCAATAGTTATTATGTTGAGAATGGTGATTATTGGAAGATAGATAATATCACCTTAGGATATAAATTTGGCAACATATGCAAGTACATAAAGAGTCTTAGAATATACGGATCTGTAAACAATGCCTTGACAATTACCGGTTATAAAGGTGTAGACCCGGAAGTATCAACATCAGGACTGAACCCGGGATATGACAACCGTGATCAATATCCACATATACGTTCATTTACGGTAGGTGCAAACATAGTATTCTAA
- a CDS encoding FecR family protein, giving the protein MDELQKKYLEDNLDLDSLKELKEKVAEQTDSQLEDSMYQYWMNDYIDEDKVDNSDILRLKKRIDNINGYNKSTKTIILRVISVAAAILLPIFIFFTIYLYNNKTTKTDSTMVVATASGEKASITLPDGTKVALNEDTKLEYKPGTYNTSERNIKFNGEAYFEVAKNKDCPFIINTGRLIVKVLGTKFNLSARKNSKEAELTLKEGRVEFCSVMTSRNVILHPIQQAILNYQNGHITVKELDAIDNVVAWKSNEKIFDNESLSNVIRYINKQYNVNIIIKSNYNSKDLFTGTIPTNDLYSAIGIIKESYHLKSFTDGKNILMTGK; this is encoded by the coding sequence ATGGATGAATTACAAAAAAAATATCTGGAAGATAATTTAGATCTTGATTCTCTCAAAGAATTGAAAGAGAAAGTTGCGGAACAGACAGATTCGCAACTAGAAGACTCTATGTATCAATATTGGATGAACGATTACATTGATGAGGATAAAGTAGACAATAGCGATATTTTAAGGCTAAAAAAGAGAATAGACAATATTAATGGGTATAATAAATCGACCAAAACAATAATATTACGTGTTATTTCAGTAGCAGCAGCGATACTTCTTCCTATATTTATATTTTTCACTATCTATTTATATAATAATAAAACCACAAAAACAGATTCCACGATGGTAGTAGCTACTGCTTCAGGCGAAAAAGCTTCTATTACTCTTCCTGATGGAACCAAAGTGGCATTAAACGAAGATACAAAATTGGAGTATAAACCAGGAACATATAATACTAGCGAGAGAAATATAAAGTTTAATGGCGAGGCTTACTTTGAAGTTGCCAAAAACAAAGATTGTCCTTTTATAATCAATACAGGCCGTCTAATAGTAAAAGTACTTGGTACAAAATTTAATCTCTCAGCACGTAAAAACAGTAAAGAAGCAGAACTGACGCTGAAAGAAGGTCGTGTGGAGTTTTGTTCTGTCATGACATCACGTAATGTTATCTTACATCCTATACAGCAAGCTATTCTTAATTATCAGAATGGTCATATTACTGTAAAAGAACTTGATGCTATTGATAATGTAGTAGCATGGAAATCCAATGAAAAGATCTTTGATAATGAAAGTCTTAGCAATGTTATACGCTATATTAATAAGCAGTATAATGTAAATATTATAATAAAGAGTAATTATAATTCAAAAGATTTATTTACAGGCACAATACCTACCAACGACCTATATAGTGCCATAGGGATAATAAAAGAATCGTATCATTTGAAGAGTTTTACTGATGGTAAAAATATACTAATGACCGGGAAATAG
- a CDS encoding RNA polymerase sigma-70 factor — protein sequence MFVDDNSEKSLIRELKEGSYRAFNSIYELYSRRLFAYCLSFSKSREIAEEIVQDVFVRLWTCRENIRQDETLCSLLFVMSRNKLINSYKARINSPMFEDYVYCNTISFEDKGFRKIEFDEFENYVKRKIEELPTTQRRIIEMSRIRQMNNKEIAKELGLSEQTVKNQMSLGLKTLRKELSRHSYLLLLLLLVN from the coding sequence ATGTTTGTTGACGATAATTCTGAAAAATCATTAATCAGAGAACTGAAAGAAGGCTCATATCGTGCATTTAATTCGATATACGAATTATATTCACGTAGATTATTCGCATACTGCCTCTCATTTTCTAAATCAAGAGAAATAGCCGAAGAAATAGTACAAGATGTTTTTGTAAGACTATGGACTTGTAGAGAAAATATAAGACAGGATGAGACTCTGTGCTCATTACTTTTTGTAATGTCAAGAAACAAGTTGATTAATTCTTACAAGGCTAGAATTAATTCTCCAATGTTTGAAGATTATGTATATTGCAATACCATATCATTTGAAGATAAAGGTTTTCGGAAAATAGAATTTGATGAATTCGAGAATTATGTTAAGAGGAAAATAGAAGAATTGCCAACTACTCAAAGGCGAATTATTGAAATGTCGCGTATAAGGCAGATGAATAATAAGGAAATAGCCAAAGAACTTGGTCTTAGTGAGCAAACTGTAAAGAATCAAATGTCTTTAGGCTTAAAAACGTTGCGTAAAGAACTGAGCCGACACAGTTATTTGCTGCTCTTGTTATTATTAGTTAATTAA
- a CDS encoding TolC family protein, whose product MKTMRNIALALALIMPLALLAQRSYTADEISKMAIKHNISVRTADNQIQQAAETRKDTYTGFLPKVSGSAIGFAADKHLLDLDLGLASYSALKNGVSAGISVMQPIYAGGRISNSYKLSKYGEDAAEIQKNISIRQVGYNAQRYFWQVVNCKEALRTLDVSDSLLSKLHIDVSSAVKAGLKNRNDLLRVELEQNKNESARIKLNNGLKQCLLLLAQYIGKSQTDIDVSSVIEIGKLPVLFPMDISSLSKVEQRPEYKLLEKNVEISHTNLNIEKGKSLPTFSIGATYSYDNFFDKDNLSGAVFATVSIPISNLWEGGHNEKKANLQLQNARETLQDSKELLAIDIQKAHDDVIESWQQIKVASKSIVQAEENLRLNYNTYRVGTTTMTDMLEAQAALQSAKNEYIQAYAAYQLCIVDYKNKTE is encoded by the coding sequence ATGAAAACAATGAGAAATATCGCTTTGGCTTTGGCATTGATAATGCCATTAGCCTTGCTCGCACAGCGGAGTTATACAGCTGATGAAATTAGTAAGATGGCTATCAAACATAATATATCTGTTCGTACTGCGGATAATCAGATTCAGCAGGCAGCCGAAACCCGTAAAGACACTTATACAGGCTTTTTGCCCAAGGTAAGTGGTTCGGCTATAGGATTTGCAGCAGACAAGCATCTGTTAGACCTTGATCTTGGTCTTGCAAGTTATTCAGCACTTAAGAATGGTGTTTCGGCAGGCATATCTGTTATGCAGCCTATTTATGCGGGCGGACGTATAAGCAACAGTTATAAACTATCTAAGTATGGTGAGGATGCTGCAGAAATTCAGAAAAATATTTCTATACGGCAGGTAGGATATAATGCACAGAGATATTTCTGGCAGGTAGTAAACTGTAAGGAAGCTCTTCGCACACTTGATGTCTCTGATTCACTTTTGAGCAAACTGCATATCGATGTATCTTCGGCAGTTAAGGCGGGACTAAAGAACCGCAATGACTTGTTGAGAGTAGAATTAGAGCAGAATAAGAATGAAAGTGCCCGTATAAAACTTAATAATGGTCTGAAGCAGTGTCTTCTGTTATTGGCCCAGTATATTGGCAAGTCACAGACAGACATTGACGTATCTTCTGTAATAGAGATTGGCAAACTGCCCGTATTGTTCCCTATGGACATATCGTCATTGAGCAAGGTGGAGCAGCGGCCAGAATATAAACTGTTAGAAAAGAATGTGGAAATCAGTCATACCAATCTGAATATAGAAAAGGGCAAGTCTTTACCAACCTTTAGTATAGGAGCGACATATTCGTATGATAACTTTTTTGATAAAGATAATTTATCGGGTGCAGTGTTTGCAACAGTATCTATCCCAATATCCAACTTGTGGGAAGGCGGTCATAATGAGAAGAAAGCGAACTTGCAACTACAGAATGCAAGAGAAACATTGCAGGACAGCAAAGAATTGCTTGCCATAGATATACAAAAGGCACACGATGACGTAATAGAATCATGGCAGCAGATCAAAGTGGCTTCAAAGTCAATAGTGCAGGCAGAAGAGAACTTGCGTCTGAATTATAATACATATCGTGTGGGAACAACCACAATGACAGATATGCTTGAGGCCCAGGCAGCATTACAGAGTGCAAAAAACGAATACATACAGGCATATGCTGCCTATCAATTATGTATCGTCGACTATAAAAATAAGACAGAATGA